ttctatcATGGCCCAAGCTGAGTCCTTGTCtgcgatgggcatcccaaaccattaATGCCCGAGAGACCccctgtaactccccaacccactagtgatattgtctgctctGGGCCCAAGCCCACACGACTTTCAAacgtgtcactagggagtaaggcttgcttacttgtATACCCAGCATTCCCCCCGTATtttgtcgatgtgggactccttattCTAAGTTGGAGTGTTAAATGTTAGGAGGAAAAAGTGTTTACTTTATTTATTGGATGTTTTTTTTATAAGATGGTGTTGGATATAAACATCTTAAATTATATATTCATTATAAATAATGTGTTACTAGTTGCATGTGGTTGTTTATCATTGAACAATTGAATATACGAGTTGATGATTCATAATTAACTACTCTTTgttattgttttgattttaagaGCTCAGGTACCTCACATACTGAAAATGACAGCATTGTACCAAGTCTTATGCTACAAAGGAGTTTCCTCAAAGGTTTACAATTAATGGGGTTTTATACTTAAttgaatgaagaagaaaaaggtgagtTATTCCTTTTTTCCTCATATCAAagaattattaatttataatttgtaatctataatctatctatatctatatctataatatataatataataatataataatatagtatattaaaagtgtgaagatccttagaaaagtgatttaacaTTTTTGACTTTCATTAAAAGTTTTCAccatagacaaaattgtcttctTACCatcttttatatgattttatattttattattaaataatgacTATATTAAATATATACGAAAAGTTTTGTTTCTGAGCAAACGCCTAAATATATCAAAAGACTCCAAAACGTATTGGAATTTAATATatggaaatttttaattttgtacgTGAATTTAtggaaatttatataaaatattttttgaatcaaATAGAATCCTAATTTGAAAATTACCTCTATAAAAGAAGTGATTTTACGTCATTTTTTTGACAGACCACAGCCTGcctcaaaaataaaattgggTGAGTTATTTGTTCTGCTGGATGACATAGAAATACAAAAGGAGCATAAAAATTGGATAAGAAGAACAACTCGAgttcaaagttgaaagtgatggCGATGTAGTGTTTCCCATGACAACCATCGATATCCAACAACACTGCTTTGATTTGATCAGGATGAAAGTCTTCACTTTTTTTCATTGAgaactttaaattaattttattcttgGTTTGATATTAAACGCATTAATTTGATTATGTACctgttgattttattatgatttgTGAGATTTTTTAAGTCAGGCTACTTTatgtatctttttatttaatttatggcTATTGAGAATATAAACTTGAAAgagaattaagaaattattttagaGAATGAGCATGTATGTATTCAATAATCGAAACTCTCAGCTGGGAAAAAACTAGTGGAGCAACGAACTCCCTGCTTGGACGATGAAATATCATTTTTCCCAAGGTTTGTGCTGGAGGTAATACATATTGTTGAACTATGCTTTCATGTGTAAGGTTGTGTAGTGAACTTTCCAACTAGGATATGCATTATGTTAAGAATATTTAACAATCATTGTAAATGAGGAATTAATGATCTATATGTATGTTTTATATGTggatttcctttttctttcattttttcctccTTGGACTTTGAAGATCTAAAATGTGTATACTAttattgtcacgatccaaatggtcatgagtggcacccatactaatcttcctgtgggagaaccatccaAATCAAACTACTatccaatcacttagtcaatattaagatgatattataaaaaaaataatataataataataataataattcatgactaatcattattaatacGGAGTCAAACAAATTACTTACTAAAATctcaagacccgaaagtcatcgtacaagaagtactaacaaagatcatgtctaaagaatattcaaaataaagtaaacaagGAATGTTTCATTGTCTGGAAGATGGACAATAGCAAATAAAATGACCCATGATAACTtggagacggagtgctcacccttgaatCAAGATCTGCTATCGAACTCTAGAGGCGAGGTTATGTTTGAGCCTCTGAAAAACTTtatgcactcaacaaaagaacaGTAcatggtagtatcagtacaaaccactatgtactgataggtatcataggacaactcaacttaataacatgtacacaacataataaaataaaaagtagacaagcatcatcacataacaaattCTTAGTGAATCAACAATACAGTAATAACCGGTCAAATAATGCTCACAAACAAATCACATAACCATAAatagtatcaaccatactgtaaacatccacataatcaacacaaatatgtacacatgctatgggacttattttttcccaaatagacATGACCTGCAGgaaacaatctatgttcatgtatcgTATCGGCGTGGTGCCCAATCCACCATATACATACCtgtactggtgtggtacccgatccaacatatacatatctatactgGCATGGTAAACGATCAAACATATACATTGGTACCcaatccatcatatacatatatgtaccgatgtagtacccgatccaacataaacacaTCCGTACCAATggggtacccgatccaacatatacatattcgtaccagtgtggtactcgatccaatatatacataatcgtaccagcgtggtacctgaTACACCataaaaaagtaatataaatatcaaatttgCACTACCTTACAACATACAACacgatgtaccaagtttacaagtacacctaaagtcataagacaatttcatcaagtaaattttcaataataatttatacacgcatcaacaatccaaatatcaataatttcaggcatgtccgaataccaatcaacaagtatccaatttaggagtatACACACAACTAAGTCGattctaaactccaattaaaccgtaacctacctcaaccaagAAATTTGAATGTCACTAGTCCACAAGTGCCTTGTCCTTTCTCAAAATTTTGGAACATTCACaatctattcaaatatataatccccATAAGAATATGAATCTAATAACACCCcttttataaattcttactctaaaaaCACGATGACCTAAATTTCACATTACAATTAAtaactatttgataatttttcaaatcaaaagataaaagatgaaaaagaagtgACATTGTTCAATTATTGATCAAGTTTATGCGAGCCTGCTACAGTAATAATTAAGTACCATAGCAGTCATTTAATCACTACTAAAATCATCATTTTGACCCAATTAAACTCACTGCACACGTGCACTAGCCACTTAAAATAATAGTTTATGGATAAACATTCACTCGAACACAAACATTGTCCACAATGCCATATGACATTAATTAATCAATCCACTTCTTTATCCTATATCTACTTAACTTTGTCAACCTGCAAAACCTTTTTCAATGGATGTGCCTTCAATCCTATCATGGTGCACGCATGTCCACGAATTGGTCATCAACTAAACTATTTCTAAAACCATTATACACAATAATAGTAAGAAACTTGACCAGAAAATTAGAACAAACCTGAATATGTACCCAATAGTTCCTTTCTCCACGCAGCCgaggttttttaaaaaattactgttGTAACCGTCGTTCCCCTCTTACTCTTAACTTCTGATGCTACTAATATTATAAATGGTAAATCTTAACCActtatttttattcttgtattgaCCACAAgagtaaataaattattattttgatccattaatttattaattaaactaACCATACAAATTACCCCAAACTAtttaataaatcttcaaaatttaattgaaactctatagaaataaattaaatatgtaagcTAACTAAAAGTACATTTcaaatctattgaaaatattaaaataccatATCGAGGTCGTCTTGACAAAAGATTGACTGTgatcaaatataaatttattaaaacataATAATCCAACTAATGACTTCAATTACCTTCGAACATCTCAAGAACTGTACTACTCATCTCGTGAGTCATAATTCACGTATACCAACTACGGGAAGAGCTAAAATGGAAAAGATGAGAAATTTTCTCAAATGACCGGGAGGGTcattacatcagataccaattaaacagtCGTTCGTCCTCGAACAGGCAAACTCAAGACAAGAAGGGAAAACGAGGAATTAACTGAATCCATAATAAGATATGGATACTTGCTATGTATGTCTGCTTCAGTTTCCTAAGTGGCCTCTTCAATAGGACGATTCTTCCCTTCGACCTTCATAGACGCAATCTTCTTAGTCCTTAACTTAAGAACGTCTCTACCAAGAATAGCAACAGgttcctcttcataagagaggttttcaTCTAACAAAACCGAATCCCAATGAATTGTGTAGTTGCCATCACCACGAAACTTCTTtagcatagatacatgaaacacaAGATGAACTCCCGACAAACTCGAAGGTAATGCCAACCTATAGTCCACCGGTCCCACAAGCTGAAGAATCTCAAACAGACTAATAAATCTAGGATTGAGCTTACCTCGCTTCCCAAAACATATGACACTCTTCATTGGTGAAACCTTGAGCAACACTTGCTCACCCTCCATGAGTGCGTATCTCTAACTTTCCGTTCTGCATACTCTTTTTGCCTTCTTTGAGCTGCTATAAGTTTCTCCTGAATGAATCTAACCTTTTTCAACGAGTCCCTAAATAGATCAGTACCTTATGGTCTCACCTCAAATGCATCAAACTacccaatgggagatctataccttctcccatacaaattctcAAACAACGCCATATCGATActcgaatgataattgttattttatgcaaactcagCCAAAGATAGAAACAGATGATaataacctccaaaatccataacacacaCATGAAGCATATTCTCCAACACCTGACTTATTCGCTCGGACTGCCCAtcagtttgagggtgaaaagttgtactaaggtctAATCTTGTAAATAACACTTCATGCAACTtcttccaaaagatagaggtaaattgagtacccctatgcGAGATAATAGAAACTGGGACCCATGCAACAGAacaatctccttaagataaatctTGGCCAAATTTTCTGCATTATAAGTCACCTGAACTGGAATGaaatgtgcagacttagtcaatctatcgaTAATAACCCATACAGAATCATAGTTACACAAAGTCTTGGGATGACCAACAACAAATCTATAGCTATCCTCTCCTATTTCTATTCAGGAATAGGTCCGTTGAATAGTACCACCAGGTTTCTGATGCTGGTACTTTATCTGCTGGTAACTTTGAAATTTGGcaacaaaatcaactatatcacGCTTTATTTTGCCCCACAAATATTGCtacctcaaatcacgatacatcttagtctcTCTGGGATGTATAGAATACTTCAAACAATGAGCCTTAGCTAGAATAGTAggaatcaaatcatcaacacaaggtaCATAAACTCGCACTTTAATTCACAACACACCGTCACCATCAAGAATGGCCTCCTTGGCCTCACCCTACAAAACATTATCACAAATCTTTATCAACTTAAATCCTTAAATTTTTTAGCCTTGATTAGATCAAGAAAAGTGGACCTTGTCTCAATGCTGGCTAGAATTCCTCCTCTCTCAGTATCCTCAAGTCGAACAAACTTGTTAGCTAGAGTTAGAATCTCTATAGCCAATGTACGCCTGCTAGAAATAAAttaagccaaactacccatactttcTGACTTCCTTCTCAATGCATCAGTGACCATATTAGCCTTCcctggatggtagagaatagtgaTATCAAAATCTTtgagcaactccatccatctactaTGTATCAAATTAAAATCCCTCTACGTGAATACATACTATAAACTGcggtgatcagtgaacacatcaaaatgagccccatacaagtaatgcctccatatcTTAAGAACAAAAACCATAGtagctaactctaaatcatgagtggaaTAATTCTTCTTATTGGGCTTCAATTTCCTTGAAGCATAAGAAATAAAATTCCTTTCGTACATAAAAACATCACCTAAACCAGAAAGtaaggcatcacaataaataataaaatccttaccctcTATCGGCAAGGCAAGAATAGGAGCGGTAGTCAATAAGGtattgagcttttaaaagctctcCTCACACTCATCAGACTAAATAAATGCTACATCCTTCTGAGTCAACCTCATCATATGAGTAGCAATAGAAGCAAACCCCTTCATGAAACTACGTCAATAACTTGCTAAACCATCAAAGGTATAAACCTCTGTCACTAAAGTTGGCCTAGCCTAATTCTTAACCACTTCAATCTTCTAAGGTTCTACCGTTACCCCTGCTAAGCCCCTCTCTGCCTGATGATGACCACAACCACCATGTAGATGACCTCTACCATTACCACCACCTCGCCTACCAGCTGGAACTAGAGCTCTAGGAGCCTGTTGTTGGCTAGAATAAACAAAATTCCTTATATTAGGACAAAACCTCCTAACGTGACCCACTCCACCGCATTTGTAACATATACGATCTATGGTAGGCTGCTGAACTGACGTAGATGAAGCGAGGTTACTAACAAAGTCTTAAAATAGCTAGCTAGCTTCTGACAGACCCTCTACAGACACCGGTATCACTGACTGAATAGGGAGGGAAGGGTATCTCTGTTCACTCTGACCCCTAGAATAAGTACAACTGAAATTGCACCCTCTTTAAGCCTTCTATTTTGATGCCTTCGCATATCTCTCATGTCTTACTCCCTCCACCTTATTgacaaaatcaaccatctcttgGAAAAACCTACCTGAAGATATCATCTAAAGAGCAGAAATTTGGAAACCTGTATTCAGCCCTTTCAAAAAAAGATGGATCCTCTCCTCCTCAGTTTTCAGCAAGTGAGATGCAGACCTAGATAATGAATGAAACTTGGCCTTATAAGATGCAACTAATATGTTCCCCTACTTAAGATTAGCAAACTCATCCCTTTTTCTATCTCTCAAAGTATGAGGCATGTACTTTCTAGAAAATTTGAGTAAAACTGTGTCCATGTCAAGGGAGGCCAAGCTGCATCCCTACACTCAACATAGGCCCTCCACTACATCTTAGAATCCCCTTAAAACTAGAAAGTAACCAGTTCTACACCATACCTTTTACCCACACCCATCTTATGCAACCTCTCATGACAGTCAATAATAAACCCATAGGTATCTCCCAACACAGTTTCATAGAAAACAGGGGGTTTTATCTTGATAATTATACAAAACAACTTATGCTCATCTCTAATCATCACCAGACCCACTACCTGTCTTTGAAAAACATCTTCTCCTGATGTTTCTTCTATCTGAGGGGCTACAGTAGCAGCATATTGCATCGTATACTGGTCTGCAAGTGCTGCGGGCATAGTCCCTGGTCCTGCAAAACCACTCAAAAAACTAAAAACCTGCTGAATCACAATGAAAGACATCTGAATCAGAGCTGGACCTCCCTGAGTTGGTTCAACCCTATCATGAACTGGCACTCGTTCATCCTGTACTGGCACAACTTTATTCTCTACAACCTCAGAAAAATCCTCATGTGGGGGTAGAGATACTAGCTTCTCTCTGGCTGGTCCCATAGCCTGAGCTTGGCCCTTGGTGGACACGTCTCTCCTTCCTCCACCATGTCCTCTTCTTGCCTAGCCTTTACCCCAAACAGCTAGCTCCACAGCCAGTTCAGGCAGCTCAAATCATGCCCCATTCTTTTGTGTTCTTACCATCTGTGAGAAAAGAGTGAAACAAgttagataccaattggaatcactagataccaattggaatcaaaaGATACCAATTGAAAACAAGcaataactcataagaaaaagaatttgaatttttctattttcatgtaccctctcgaagaaaagtacagacatatTTGTACCCTTCCATAAGATTTtactagacatgttcttgtaCGATGAGATTGAAGAACCTAGGTcattgataccaactttgtcacgacccaaacggccatgagtggcacccacactaatcttcctgtgaGAGAACCATCAAAATCAAACTATTatccaatcacttagtcaatattaagatgatataataaaataaaaaatcaaaataataataataatctaggACTAATCATTAATAATGTGAAGTCAAATAAACTACCTACTAAAATCCCAAcacccgaaagtcatcgtacaagaactactaacaaagatcatgtctaaagaatatccaaaatatagtaaataaggaatgtttcattgcccaaaAGATGGACAATAGAAAATAAGATGACCTGTGGCAGCTCAGAGATGGAGtactcacccttggatcaagatcttcGATCGAACTCTAGAGGTGAGGCCGTGTCTGAGTCTCTAGAAAACTTtatgcactcaacaaaagaagagtacagggtagtatcagtacaaaccactatgtattggtaggtatcttaggccaactcaacttaataataTGTACACAACATAATCATAAACAAGTAGACAAGCATCATCACATAAAAAATTCTCCGtgaatcaataatacaaaaaaaaataggtcaaatagtgctcacaaataagccacataaccatcaagaataTCAACTATACAAtaacatccacagaatcaacacaaatattacacatatgctatgggacttattttttacaaactagtcatgacctgcagggaacaatctatgttcatgtatcatatcggcgtggtacccaatccaccatatacatacctgtactggtgtggtacccgatcaaacatatacatatttttgtaccggcatggtactcgatccaccatatacatatatgtaccggtatggtacccgatccatcatatacatatccatattggtgtggtaccctatccaacatatacacatccatACTGGtgtagtacccgatccaacatttacatatccgtaccggcatggtacccgatctactataaaaaagtaatatcaatatcaaattaaaacttcctcacaacatacaatacgatgtaccaagtttacatgtacacttaaagtcataagacaattccatcaagtaaattttcattaATCATTTATACACACATCAAaaatccaaacatcaataatttcaagcatgtctgaatatcaatcaacaagtatccaatttaggagcatacacacaataaagtcgagtctaaactcccattaaactataacctacctcaaccaagGAATATGAATGTCACTAGTCCACAAGTGCCTTGTCCTTTCTCAGAATTTCAGAACATTCACAATCTATTCATATATATAATCTCcataagaataagaatataataaaaccccttttataaat
The Capsicum annuum cultivar UCD-10X-F1 chromosome 6, UCD10Xv1.1, whole genome shotgun sequence DNA segment above includes these coding regions:
- the LOC124899436 gene encoding uncharacterized protein LOC124899436, with the protein product MEGEQVLLKVSPMKSVICFGKRGKLNPRFISLFEILQLVGPVDYRLALPSSLSGVHLVFHVSMLKKFRGDGNYTIHWDSVLLDENLSYEEEPVAILGRDVLKLRTKKIASMKVEGKNRPIEEAT